From the genome of Thermoflexus hugenholtzii JAD2, one region includes:
- a CDS encoding GAF domain-containing sensor histidine kinase, producing MRMRVTPAESVEIAATGMEDRRPSSKDLDWILGNLRWLLIVAMALGAVLNQSSWRASEMAFVALLALTGIYNFLVLLALLFVRSPLPLPSITLAGDTLVTLSFIALTGGLRSPLLFFAFLPIVTAALRMGWWAGELVTLGLFGGLALWEGLRGGEGLSLSTLLIAGSVLGLGALLTGIVGDRLKREILRELRAREVSQRRQLAQIRQQLQGIFELAAALGQMRRAEEILHAALEASESLFRGTGHPVPPMFIALLEPEGMRIAAARRLPPRDERMQLLGLEGGLREALERGEPVLLSQPAQDPELGRLVVMRIARAALILPLGIGPERYGALVIGSPDPQAFTGERQDLLRIIATHASIALQNALLYHTLQREKERLVEVEEEARRRLARELHDGPTQSVAALAMRLNFLQRFLQHDPAQLPAELEKAEQMARQAVQELRHFLFRLRPLILESQGLMAALTHLAEKLQETEPFAIHLEVDPEVDRLLDPNAKGLVFSIIEEAINNARKHAEPRNVWVRVRVEGDRLQVGVEDDGQGFDPQALRADYARRGSMGMLNMLERAELLNGVLEVESAPGQGTRVRLEVPLARAALSSEPSPPDTP from the coding sequence ATGCGCATGCGCGTGACGCCGGCGGAGTCCGTGGAGATCGCGGCGACCGGGATGGAGGACCGGAGGCCTTCCTCGAAGGATCTGGATTGGATCCTGGGGAACCTGCGCTGGCTCCTCATCGTTGCCATGGCCCTGGGCGCCGTCCTGAACCAGAGCTCGTGGCGGGCCTCGGAGATGGCCTTCGTGGCGCTGCTCGCCCTCACCGGGATCTATAATTTCTTGGTGCTGCTGGCCCTGCTTTTCGTGCGCTCCCCGCTGCCCTTGCCTTCCATCACCCTGGCGGGGGATACGCTGGTGACGCTCTCCTTCATCGCCCTCACAGGCGGACTGCGGAGCCCGTTGTTGTTCTTCGCGTTCCTGCCCATTGTGACCGCCGCGTTGCGGATGGGCTGGTGGGCGGGAGAGCTGGTGACCCTCGGCCTGTTCGGGGGCCTGGCCCTCTGGGAGGGCCTTCGGGGCGGGGAAGGGCTGAGCCTGTCCACCCTCCTGATCGCAGGCAGCGTGCTGGGGTTAGGGGCATTGCTCACCGGGATCGTCGGCGACCGCCTGAAGCGGGAGATCCTGCGGGAGCTCCGGGCGCGGGAGGTGAGCCAGCGCCGGCAGCTGGCTCAGATCCGCCAGCAGCTCCAGGGCATCTTCGAGCTGGCCGCGGCCCTGGGGCAGATGCGGCGGGCCGAGGAAATCCTCCACGCCGCCCTCGAGGCCAGCGAGAGCCTGTTCCGGGGCACCGGGCATCCGGTCCCGCCGATGTTCATCGCCCTGCTGGAGCCGGAGGGGATGCGTATCGCCGCCGCCCGTCGCTTGCCCCCTCGGGATGAGCGCATGCAGCTTCTCGGCCTAGAGGGGGGGCTTCGGGAGGCCCTGGAGCGGGGGGAGCCGGTTCTTCTCTCTCAACCCGCCCAGGACCCTGAGCTCGGTCGTCTGGTGGTCATGCGCATCGCCCGGGCCGCGCTGATCCTTCCCCTGGGGATCGGGCCGGAGCGCTATGGGGCGCTCGTGATCGGGAGCCCGGATCCCCAGGCGTTCACAGGGGAACGACAGGATCTATTGCGGATCATCGCCACCCATGCCTCGATCGCGTTGCAGAACGCCCTGCTGTATCACACCCTTCAGCGGGAGAAGGAGCGCCTGGTGGAGGTGGAGGAGGAGGCCCGGCGGCGGCTCGCTCGGGAGCTCCACGACGGCCCGACCCAGAGCGTGGCGGCCCTGGCCATGCGGTTGAACTTCCTGCAGCGGTTTCTCCAGCATGATCCGGCTCAGCTGCCGGCGGAGCTGGAGAAAGCCGAGCAGATGGCCCGCCAGGCAGTGCAGGAGCTGCGCCACTTCCTCTTCCGCCTGCGCCCGCTGATCCTGGAATCCCAGGGGCTGATGGCCGCCCTCACCCATCTCGCGGAGAAGCTCCAGGAGACGGAGCCCTTCGCCATCCACCTGGAGGTGGATCCGGAGGTGGATCGGCTCCTGGATCCCAACGCAAAGGGGTTGGTCTTTTCGATCATCGAGGAAGCCATCAACAACGCCCGCAAGCACGCCGAGCCGCGGAACGTCTGGGTACGGGTGCGGGTGGAAGGGGACCGGCTACAGGTGGGAGTAGAGGATGACGGCCAGGGTTTCGACCCTCAGGCGCTGCGGGCGGACTACGCCCGTCGGGGCAGCATGGGGATGCTCAACATGCTCGAGCGGGCGGAGCTGCTGAACGGCGTGCTGGAGGTGGAGTCCGCCCCGGGCCAAGGCACCCGGGTGCGGCTGGAGGTGCCCCTCGCCCGGGCAGCCCTCAGCTCGGAGCCCTCGCCCCCGGATACGCCATGA
- the ppc gene encoding phosphoenolpyruvate carboxylase, giving the protein MLGDQPLRRDIHLLGDLLGEVIREQAGVEGFELEEEVRRLSRTRRAGDATAEGKLRTLLEGLGPSELRVIARAFTIFFDLANLAEDRHRVRVLRAREQAAHPGPRPESLVEAFQRIRAAGVSPEAVRRLLQAFAIEPVFTAHPTEAKRRTVRGILGRIRAILAELDAPDRLPREREELLRRLRAELTTLWQTDLTRVRRPSVMDEVENGLSFFVRTLWSLTPRLYREFQAALQASYPEIPDPPPLFLRFGSWIGGDRDGNPRVTAEVTAQTLRRHRQVALSLHLQQARELFVALGVSTRQAPVSPALAQALADAEARWPAIRERLSALSPYEVYRRWISVIAWRLEQTLAWDPMSEPPPEGAYRSARELVEDLDRMWESLMAHRGARIAEGLLWDWRIQAQVFGFHIARLDVRQEARRHAEAIAELLAAAGIGVDFTRLPEEEQLALLTETLPRAGSIAAQANASPETAEVLAVFRLLRRAAAAYGPESLGPYIISMARGAADVLAVLWLMSAANDLSEPPAFLRVAPLFESIGTLREAPRILARILAWPLYRAHLKRQGDHQIVMVGYSDSTKDGGYLAAAWALYRAQAEIVRVARAYGVTLTFFHGRGGALGRGGGPAARSILGLPPDAVAGRLRMTEQGEVLAERYDDPHIAHRHLEQVIGATLLVSALPSPEPQEAWMEAMEQMSEAAYRAYRELLEAPGFLTYFEHATPIDGIEQLPIASRPPRRRPERRLEELRAIPWVFSWTQNRHLLPGWFGLGSGVEAFVRQAGPAGWQRLEEMHQRWPFFRAVLADAALALAKTDLGIARAYAELVPDPAAREAIWSRIEGEYYRTRRAILRITGLPDLLEDIPWLKRSIQVRNPYVDPLNFIQILLLRRWREQPEAEELREALWLTIQGVAAGLRTTG; this is encoded by the coding sequence ATGCTCGGCGATCAGCCTTTGCGACGCGACATCCACCTGCTGGGGGATCTGCTGGGGGAGGTGATCCGAGAGCAGGCCGGGGTGGAGGGCTTCGAGCTGGAGGAGGAGGTCCGCCGGCTCTCCCGCACCCGGCGCGCAGGGGATGCGACCGCGGAAGGGAAGCTCCGCACCTTGCTGGAAGGCCTGGGGCCGTCGGAGCTGCGGGTGATCGCCCGGGCTTTCACCATCTTCTTCGACCTGGCCAACCTGGCGGAGGACCGTCACCGGGTGCGGGTGTTGCGGGCGCGGGAACAGGCGGCCCATCCGGGGCCGCGCCCCGAATCCCTGGTCGAGGCCTTCCAGCGGATCCGTGCGGCAGGCGTCTCCCCCGAGGCGGTGCGACGGCTTCTCCAAGCGTTCGCCATCGAGCCGGTGTTCACCGCCCATCCGACGGAGGCGAAACGGCGGACGGTGCGGGGGATCCTGGGGCGGATCCGGGCGATCCTGGCCGAGCTGGACGCCCCGGATCGGCTGCCCCGGGAGCGGGAGGAGCTGCTCCGGCGGCTGCGGGCGGAGCTCACCACGCTCTGGCAGACCGACCTCACCCGGGTGCGTCGTCCCTCGGTGATGGACGAGGTGGAGAACGGCCTCTCGTTCTTCGTCCGCACCCTGTGGTCGCTGACCCCGCGGCTGTATCGGGAGTTCCAGGCAGCCCTGCAGGCCAGCTACCCGGAGATCCCGGATCCGCCTCCCCTGTTTCTGCGGTTCGGCTCGTGGATCGGTGGGGATCGGGACGGCAACCCCCGGGTCACGGCGGAGGTGACCGCCCAAACCCTGCGACGCCACCGCCAGGTCGCCCTCTCCCTGCACCTCCAGCAGGCCCGGGAGCTGTTCGTCGCCCTCGGGGTCTCCACCCGCCAGGCTCCCGTTTCCCCGGCCCTGGCCCAGGCCCTGGCGGACGCCGAGGCCCGCTGGCCGGCGATCCGGGAGCGCCTCTCGGCCCTCTCCCCTTATGAGGTTTACCGGCGGTGGATCTCGGTGATCGCCTGGCGCCTGGAGCAAACCCTGGCCTGGGACCCGATGAGCGAACCGCCCCCGGAGGGCGCCTATCGATCGGCCCGGGAGCTGGTCGAGGACCTGGACCGAATGTGGGAGAGCCTGATGGCCCACCGTGGGGCCCGGATCGCCGAGGGGCTCCTCTGGGACTGGCGGATCCAGGCGCAGGTGTTCGGGTTCCACATCGCCCGGCTGGATGTCCGGCAGGAGGCCCGCCGCCACGCGGAGGCGATCGCCGAGCTGCTGGCCGCCGCAGGGATCGGCGTGGATTTCACCCGCCTCCCCGAGGAGGAGCAGCTCGCGCTGCTGACGGAGACCTTGCCCCGGGCGGGATCCATTGCGGCCCAGGCGAACGCCTCCCCGGAGACCGCCGAGGTCCTCGCGGTGTTCCGTCTGCTGCGCCGGGCCGCAGCGGCCTACGGTCCGGAGTCCCTGGGACCCTATATCATCAGCATGGCCCGGGGGGCGGCGGATGTGCTGGCGGTGCTGTGGCTGATGAGCGCCGCGAACGACCTCTCCGAGCCACCGGCCTTCCTCCGGGTGGCGCCGTTGTTCGAGAGCATCGGCACCCTGCGGGAGGCCCCGCGCATCCTGGCGCGCATCCTCGCCTGGCCGCTCTACCGAGCGCACCTGAAGCGCCAGGGGGATCATCAGATCGTGATGGTCGGCTATTCCGACAGCACCAAGGACGGTGGGTATCTGGCGGCGGCCTGGGCCCTCTACCGGGCCCAGGCGGAGATCGTCCGGGTGGCCCGGGCCTATGGGGTCACCCTCACCTTCTTCCACGGCCGGGGAGGGGCGCTGGGGCGGGGTGGCGGCCCGGCCGCCCGGAGCATCCTCGGCCTCCCGCCGGACGCGGTGGCGGGACGGCTTCGCATGACGGAACAGGGGGAGGTCCTGGCGGAGCGCTACGACGACCCCCACATCGCCCATCGGCACTTAGAGCAGGTGATCGGGGCCACCCTGCTGGTCTCCGCGCTCCCCTCCCCAGAGCCTCAGGAAGCCTGGATGGAGGCGATGGAACAGATGAGCGAGGCCGCCTATCGCGCCTACCGGGAGCTGCTGGAAGCTCCGGGGTTCCTCACCTACTTCGAACACGCCACTCCCATCGACGGCATCGAGCAACTGCCCATCGCCTCCCGTCCGCCTCGCCGGCGACCGGAGCGGCGACTCGAGGAGTTGCGGGCCATCCCCTGGGTGTTCTCCTGGACCCAGAACCGTCACCTGCTCCCCGGATGGTTCGGGCTGGGGTCCGGAGTGGAAGCCTTCGTCCGGCAGGCAGGCCCCGCCGGATGGCAACGCCTGGAGGAGATGCACCAGCGCTGGCCGTTCTTCCGGGCGGTCCTGGCGGACGCCGCCCTGGCGCTGGCGAAGACCGATCTCGGGATCGCCCGGGCCTACGCCGAGCTGGTCCCGGACCCGGCCGCGCGGGAGGCCATCTGGTCCCGGATTGAGGGAGAATATTACCGGACCCGCCGAGCGATCCTGCGCATCACCGGCCTGCCGGACCTGCTGGAGGACATCCCCTGGCTGAAGCGCTCCATCCAGGTTCGGAACCCTTACGTGGATCCGTTGAATTTCATCCAGATCCTCCTGCTTCGGCGCTGGCGGGAGCAACCGGAGGCGGAGGAGCTCCGGGAGGCCCTGTGGCTCACCATCCAAGGCGTCGCCGCGGGCCTGCGCACCACCGGGTAG
- the ade gene encoding adenine deaminase produces the protein MMELAHRIRLARGQEPADLLLKGGRLVNVFTGEVYEADIAIHGGYIVGIGEGYTAREVIDLKGRFVAPGFIDAHVHIESSMVPPPEFARAVVPHGTTTVIIDPHEIANVLGLDGIRYMLNAAKYNPLSVFVMLPSCVPASPLETSGAALYWYDLQPMLSSPWVLGLAEMMNYPGVIQGDPVVLDKLRAFAHVVRDGHAPQLTGRDLVAYAAAGITSDHECTTAEEAREKARLGMYVFVRESSVARNLADLLPAITPANSRRFCFCTDDRHPADLLDEGHIDFLIRKAVRLGLDPVIAIQMATLNPAEHFRLHDRGAIAPGRVADLVVFSDLYDLRPEMVFRHGVQVAENGRPLWEPVNRKVALRGTMNVAWDRVSFRIPAQGRRIHVIGVIPDQLITRHLIEEARILDGEAVADPARDLLKIAVIERHRATGQMGLGFVKGMGLRRGALASSVAHDHHNLVVVGADDVSMLTAARAVAGAGGGMAAAEGERVLALVPLPIAGLMSDQSIETVRRQMDEVLQAARALGSELPNPLMTLSFLALEVIPELKITDIGLVDVNRFERIPLFLEES, from the coding sequence ATGATGGAGCTGGCCCATCGGATCCGCCTGGCGCGCGGTCAGGAGCCGGCTGACCTGCTCCTCAAGGGAGGGCGTCTGGTCAACGTGTTCACGGGTGAGGTCTATGAGGCGGACATCGCGATCCATGGGGGATACATCGTGGGCATCGGGGAGGGTTACACCGCCCGGGAGGTGATCGATCTCAAAGGCCGCTTCGTGGCCCCCGGCTTCATCGACGCCCACGTCCACATCGAGAGCAGCATGGTCCCCCCGCCGGAGTTCGCCCGCGCCGTCGTCCCCCACGGCACCACCACGGTGATCATTGACCCCCACGAGATCGCCAACGTCCTGGGCCTGGATGGCATCCGCTACATGCTGAACGCCGCCAAATACAATCCGCTGAGCGTCTTCGTGATGCTCCCCTCCTGCGTCCCCGCCTCCCCTCTGGAGACCTCCGGTGCCGCCCTCTACTGGTATGATCTGCAGCCGATGCTCTCCAGCCCCTGGGTGCTGGGGCTGGCGGAGATGATGAACTACCCCGGCGTGATCCAGGGCGATCCCGTCGTGCTGGATAAGCTCCGGGCCTTCGCCCACGTGGTCCGTGACGGCCACGCGCCGCAGCTCACCGGACGGGATCTGGTGGCCTATGCGGCCGCAGGGATCACTTCCGACCATGAATGCACCACGGCGGAGGAGGCCCGGGAGAAGGCCCGCCTGGGGATGTATGTCTTCGTCCGGGAGTCCTCAGTGGCCCGCAATCTGGCGGATCTCCTCCCGGCCATCACCCCGGCCAACAGCCGTCGCTTCTGCTTCTGCACGGACGACCGTCACCCGGCGGATCTGCTGGACGAAGGCCACATCGACTTCCTGATCCGCAAAGCGGTCCGCCTGGGGCTGGATCCGGTGATCGCTATCCAGATGGCCACCCTCAACCCGGCCGAGCATTTCCGGCTCCACGACCGGGGGGCCATCGCCCCGGGGCGCGTGGCGGACCTGGTGGTGTTCTCGGACCTCTACGATCTCCGGCCGGAGATGGTCTTCCGCCACGGGGTGCAAGTGGCCGAGAACGGCCGCCCCCTCTGGGAACCCGTCAACCGGAAGGTGGCCCTCCGGGGCACCATGAACGTCGCCTGGGACCGCGTGAGCTTCCGCATTCCGGCCCAGGGGCGGCGGATCCACGTGATTGGGGTCATCCCAGACCAGTTGATCACCCGCCACTTGATCGAGGAGGCACGGATCCTGGACGGGGAGGCGGTGGCGGACCCGGCGCGCGATCTGCTGAAGATCGCGGTGATCGAGCGCCACCGGGCGACCGGGCAGATGGGCCTGGGGTTCGTGAAGGGGATGGGGCTGCGCCGGGGCGCCCTGGCCTCCTCCGTGGCCCACGATCACCACAACCTGGTGGTGGTAGGGGCGGACGACGTCTCCATGTTGACGGCGGCCCGCGCTGTGGCCGGGGCCGGCGGAGGCATGGCCGCAGCCGAGGGCGAACGGGTGCTGGCCCTCGTGCCTTTGCCCATCGCCGGGCTGATGTCTGACCAGTCCATCGAGACGGTGCGGCGGCAGATGGATGAGGTGTTGCAGGCGGCCCGGGCCCTGGGGAGCGAGCTGCCCAACCCCCTGATGACCCTGAGCTTCCTGGCCCTGGAGGTGATCCCCGAGCTCAAGATCACGGACATCGGGCTGGTGGACGTCAACCGCTTCGAGCGGATCCCCCTCTTCCTGGAAGAGTCGTGA
- the hemA gene encoding glutamyl-tRNA reductase has translation MSGPGGEIFGVGTHRRASVSAGGFGFPPEQVRAWLSALRAGGLPEAVVLSTCERLEIYGVGTADVAAAFLQQALGMGSPLPLTRWAGSTAVRHLFRVAAGLDSTAVGEPEILGQVREALTLAREAGTVGAILGPLFDRAIALGRAVRSRTDLGRFPSSLAALAVQEIRERVGLAGKRILVVGAGAMGSAVVRAVGRDRPLRLRVLSRTLERARQLAEPAGGEAGTLTDLISSLIEADVAFMALAIPQPILSGPELHAVAHGRGAASTDPLWLVDLGAPPNVDPQAELPPSICRIGLEDLQARGNARRQRLEAAIAQAEAMVEAAVREWEAAQRSRAVGPLIARLERRAEAIRQQELAWLWPKLGELTPAQRARIEQFAHRLVRKLLHAPLIGLKQAAGDPQALALFQALWQLEDDSFSSDGGASP, from the coding sequence ATGTCGGGGCCTGGCGGGGAGATCTTCGGCGTGGGGACCCACCGGCGGGCGAGCGTTTCAGCCGGGGGATTCGGGTTTCCCCCGGAGCAGGTGCGGGCGTGGCTTTCGGCGTTGCGCGCGGGCGGATTGCCCGAAGCCGTGGTCCTGAGCACCTGCGAACGGTTGGAGATCTACGGGGTCGGCACGGCGGACGTCGCGGCCGCGTTCCTGCAGCAGGCCCTGGGCATGGGATCCCCCCTCCCCTTGACCCGATGGGCCGGATCGACGGCCGTCCGTCATCTGTTCCGGGTGGCCGCCGGCCTGGATTCCACCGCGGTGGGCGAGCCGGAGATCCTCGGACAGGTGCGGGAAGCCCTGACCCTCGCTCGGGAGGCCGGGACGGTCGGTGCGATCCTGGGCCCGCTGTTCGACCGGGCCATCGCCCTGGGCCGGGCGGTGCGTTCCCGCACGGACCTGGGGCGCTTCCCTTCCTCCCTGGCCGCCCTGGCCGTCCAGGAGATCCGGGAACGTGTGGGGCTGGCCGGCAAACGGATCCTGGTGGTGGGGGCTGGGGCGATGGGGAGCGCTGTGGTGCGGGCGGTGGGGCGGGACCGGCCGCTTCGTCTTCGGGTGCTCAGCCGCACCCTGGAACGGGCGCGCCAGCTGGCCGAACCCGCGGGCGGGGAGGCCGGGACCCTGACGGATCTGATCTCCAGTCTGATCGAAGCGGATGTGGCCTTCATGGCCCTGGCCATCCCTCAGCCGATCCTCTCCGGCCCGGAGCTCCACGCGGTGGCGCACGGACGGGGCGCGGCGTCGACGGATCCCCTGTGGCTGGTGGATCTGGGAGCCCCGCCGAACGTGGACCCGCAGGCCGAGCTCCCGCCTTCCATCTGTCGGATCGGCCTGGAGGATCTGCAGGCCCGTGGGAACGCGCGCCGGCAGCGGCTGGAGGCCGCGATCGCGCAGGCCGAGGCGATGGTGGAGGCAGCGGTGCGGGAGTGGGAGGCCGCGCAACGGAGCCGGGCCGTCGGCCCGCTCATCGCCCGCCTGGAACGCCGGGCGGAGGCGATCCGCCAGCAGGAGCTGGCGTGGCTGTGGCCGAAGCTGGGAGAGCTCACCCCCGCCCAGCGCGCCCGCATCGAGCAGTTCGCCCACCGGCTGGTCCGCAAGCTGCTGCACGCTCCCCTCATCGGCCTGAAGCAGGCGGCCGGGGATCCGCAAGCCCTGGCGCTGTTCCAGGCCTTGTGGCAGCTGGAGGACGATTCCTTCTCTTCGGACGGAGGGGCCTCGCCGTGA
- the hemC gene encoding hydroxymethylbilane synthase has translation MSDRPLRVGTRGSALARAQTEQVIRRLRAMHPEIPVETVIVHTSGDRGQREVRGAFVKELQHALLEGRIDLAVHSLKDLPTDSVPGLRLAAVLEREDPREALIACDGWTWATLPAGARVGTGSPRRAAQLRALRPDLAYLPLIGNVDTRLRRLEEGRYEAIVLAVAGLIRLGRSEAITEIFPLDQVLPAPGQGAIAVEIRADDARAQVLAERLNHPPTWWAVTAERAFLRALGGGCRVPIAAYGEVRGDRLWLDGLVISPDGRQAIRDQIEGPAEAAEELGRALAERLRSQGAIRILEEAG, from the coding sequence GTGAGCGACCGCCCGTTGCGAGTGGGCACCCGGGGCAGCGCTTTGGCCCGGGCACAAACCGAGCAGGTGATCCGCCGGCTCCGCGCCATGCATCCGGAGATCCCGGTGGAGACCGTGATCGTCCACACCAGTGGCGACCGCGGGCAGCGGGAGGTGCGGGGTGCCTTCGTCAAGGAGCTCCAGCACGCCCTTCTGGAGGGACGGATCGACCTGGCGGTGCACAGCTTGAAGGATCTGCCCACGGATTCGGTGCCCGGGCTGCGGCTGGCGGCCGTGCTGGAACGGGAAGATCCCCGGGAGGCCTTGATCGCCTGCGACGGATGGACCTGGGCGACGCTGCCCGCTGGCGCCCGGGTGGGGACCGGCAGCCCCCGCCGGGCCGCCCAGCTGCGGGCGCTCCGGCCGGATCTGGCCTATCTCCCGCTCATCGGGAACGTGGACACGCGCTTGCGGCGCCTGGAGGAGGGGCGCTACGAGGCCATCGTGCTGGCCGTGGCCGGGCTGATCCGCCTGGGGCGCAGCGAGGCCATCACGGAGATCTTCCCCCTGGATCAGGTGCTCCCGGCCCCGGGGCAAGGAGCCATCGCCGTGGAAATCCGGGCGGACGATGCGCGGGCCCAGGTCCTCGCGGAGCGCCTCAACCATCCGCCCACGTGGTGGGCGGTGACCGCTGAGCGCGCCTTCCTGCGCGCCCTGGGCGGAGGCTGTCGGGTCCCCATCGCCGCCTATGGCGAGGTGCGCGGCGATCGCCTATGGCTGGACGGCTTGGTGATCTCCCCGGATGGGAGGCAGGCGATCCGGGATCAGATCGAAGGACCCGCGGAGGCCGCGGAGGAGCTGGGCCGCGCCCTGGCCGAACGGCTCCGGAGCCAAGGGGCGATTCGGATCCTGGAGGAGGCGGGATGA
- a CDS encoding uroporphyrinogen-III synthase produces MSRTPPLQGCRVLITRPRPAAEELAARLTALGAIPVLLPAIEIRPPEDPRPLEEAVRQALTFDWILFTSANGVHAFLERWIAAGRSPAELARVRLGAIGPATARALQRYGLQAAYQPTVYLSEAMAEGLGEVAGRRVLLPRADIARRELAERLRARGAEVVEVAAYRVAAAGDAEALRTALDPRPHRVTFTSPSTVRALAGLLEQREEIRPADLPAVCIGPVTAAEAVALGFPIAAVAREHTQEGLIRALIESWSRNPSSSPEG; encoded by the coding sequence ATGAGCCGGACGCCGCCGTTGCAGGGATGCCGGGTGCTGATCACCCGACCCCGTCCGGCGGCGGAGGAGCTGGCGGCGCGGCTGACGGCCCTGGGCGCCATCCCGGTGTTGCTTCCCGCCATCGAGATCCGGCCGCCGGAGGATCCCCGCCCCCTGGAGGAGGCAGTGCGGCAGGCCCTCACCTTCGACTGGATCCTCTTCACCAGCGCCAACGGGGTCCACGCTTTCCTCGAGCGCTGGATCGCCGCCGGCCGATCGCCGGCGGAGCTGGCCCGGGTCCGCCTGGGGGCCATCGGCCCGGCGACGGCCCGCGCCCTTCAACGCTACGGACTGCAGGCGGCTTACCAGCCGACGGTCTATCTCTCGGAGGCCATGGCGGAGGGGCTGGGGGAAGTCGCCGGCCGCCGCGTGTTGCTGCCCCGCGCCGACATCGCCCGCCGGGAGCTGGCGGAGCGCCTGCGGGCCCGCGGGGCGGAGGTGGTGGAGGTGGCCGCCTACCGGGTGGCCGCCGCCGGGGATGCGGAGGCGCTGCGCACGGCGCTCGATCCGCGGCCTCACCGGGTGACCTTCACCAGCCCCTCGACCGTGCGGGCCCTGGCCGGGCTGCTGGAGCAACGGGAGGAGATCCGCCCGGCCGACCTGCCCGCCGTGTGCATCGGGCCGGTGACCGCCGCCGAGGCCGTGGCCCTGGGCTTCCCGATTGCGGCGGTGGCCCGGGAGCACACCCAGGAGGGCCTGATCCGGGCCCTGATCGAGAGCTGGAGTCGGAACCCATCTTCGAGCCCGGAGGGCTGA
- the hemB gene encoding porphobilinogen synthase — protein MAQVLSSIRVEPIDRLRRLRRTEGLRALAREISLTPEDFIYPLFVRPGRNVREPISSMPGQFRLTVDRLEAEVEEIVRLGIRAVLLFGLAERKDPEAREAWEENGLVPQAVRRIKAIAPELVVITDVCVCAYTDHGHCGIVRDGQVDNDATLALLARMALAHAAAGADLVAPSAMMDGQVRAIREALDEASFVDVGIMAYSAKFASAFYGPFREAADSAPRFGDRRSYQMDPPNAREALREIERDIAQGADIIMVKPALAYLDVIRRARERFDHPLAAYNVSGEYSMVKAAAQMGWLDEERAVMEILIAIKRAGADRIITYFAKEAARWLRR, from the coding sequence ATGGCGCAGGTGCTTTCTTCCATCCGGGTGGAGCCCATTGATCGCTTGCGACGGCTGCGCCGGACGGAGGGGCTGCGGGCGCTGGCCCGGGAGATCTCGCTGACGCCGGAGGACTTCATCTATCCCCTCTTCGTCCGACCCGGGCGAAACGTCCGGGAGCCCATCTCCTCGATGCCGGGCCAGTTCCGCCTCACCGTCGACCGCCTGGAGGCGGAGGTCGAGGAGATCGTCCGCCTGGGCATCCGCGCTGTGCTGCTCTTCGGGCTGGCGGAGCGAAAGGATCCGGAGGCCCGGGAGGCCTGGGAGGAGAACGGCCTGGTGCCCCAGGCGGTCCGGCGCATCAAGGCCATCGCCCCGGAGCTGGTGGTGATCACCGACGTCTGCGTGTGCGCTTACACCGACCACGGGCACTGCGGCATCGTGCGGGACGGCCAGGTGGATAACGACGCCACGCTGGCCCTGCTGGCCCGGATGGCCCTGGCCCATGCGGCGGCGGGGGCGGACCTGGTGGCCCCCAGCGCCATGATGGACGGCCAGGTCCGGGCGATCCGGGAGGCCCTCGACGAAGCCAGCTTCGTCGACGTGGGGATCATGGCCTACTCCGCGAAGTTCGCCTCCGCCTTCTACGGGCCGTTCCGCGAAGCAGCGGACTCGGCGCCGCGTTTCGGCGACCGGCGGAGCTACCAGATGGACCCGCCGAACGCCCGGGAGGCCCTGCGGGAGATCGAGCGGGATATCGCCCAGGGGGCAGACATCATCATGGTCAAGCCGGCCCTGGCGTATCTGGATGTGATCCGTCGGGCCCGGGAGCGCTTTGATCACCCCCTCGCGGCTTACAACGTGAGCGGGGAATACAGCATGGTGAAGGCGGCGGCGCAGATGGGCTGGCTGGACGAGGAGCGGGCGGTGATGGAGATCCTCATCGCCATCAAACGGGCGGGGGCCGACCGGATCATCACCTATTTCGCCAAGGAGGCCGCCCGCTGGCTGCGCCGTTGA
- a CDS encoding chlorite dismutase family protein: MEKTVLGHFAFFRLTEAFWALPPAQRRAQAAAWWEGISRAAVRAYLYQVFPTRVEADLLVWSAEPVEASETPARFFERFARAVHGCRTLVQPVLTLWGFTRPSIYAAGRSPQEIDPFEEDRRPYLIVYPFVKTTDWYLMSKDARQGMMNEHIRVGKQYPAIRQWLLYAFGLQDQEFVVVYEAEDLVLFSDLVQALRGTEARRYTLRDTPIFTALYRPLEAALDLLG, from the coding sequence ATGGAGAAAACCGTGCTCGGGCACTTCGCCTTCTTCCGTCTGACCGAGGCCTTCTGGGCGCTGCCCCCTGCCCAGCGGCGGGCGCAGGCCGCCGCCTGGTGGGAGGGGATCTCCCGGGCCGCGGTCCGGGCCTACCTGTATCAGGTCTTCCCCACTCGCGTCGAGGCCGATCTCCTGGTCTGGAGCGCGGAGCCCGTGGAGGCGTCGGAGACCCCGGCTCGGTTCTTCGAGCGGTTCGCCCGGGCCGTTCACGGCTGCCGCACGCTCGTCCAGCCTGTCCTCACCCTGTGGGGCTTCACCCGCCCCTCCATCTACGCCGCCGGGCGCTCCCCCCAGGAGATCGACCCCTTCGAGGAGGACCGCCGTCCTTACCTGATCGTGTATCCCTTCGTCAAGACGACGGACTGGTATCTCATGAGCAAGGACGCCCGCCAGGGGATGATGAACGAGCACATCCGGGTGGGGAAACAATACCCGGCGATCCGTCAGTGGTTGCTTTACGCCTTTGGCCTCCAGGACCAAGAGTTCGTGGTGGTCTATGAGGCCGAGGACCTGGTCCTGTTCTCCGACCTGGTTCAGGCCCTGCGGGGCACGGAGGCTCGCCGCTACACCCTGCGGGACACCCCCATCTTCACCGCGCTCTACCGGCCGCTGGAGGCAGCCCTGGATTTGCTCGGATGA